From a single Flavobacterium sp. genomic region:
- a CDS encoding hemolysin family protein, whose amino-acid sequence MELTIIVICLLLSAFFSGMEIAYVSSNKVYLSIEKRQQNFNASILNKLTEKPSQFITAMLVGNNAVLVVYGIYSGDLIINWLEGYFNLTAFLGLLLQTLISTAIILVTAEFLPKVFFQIYANSFIKFFAVPTYFFYQLFFWPTKFIIWISDIILRKFFKTSGDQIQDYFSKVELGNYITEQMNNVSQENEIDSEIQIFQNALEFSNLKARDIMTPRTEISGVEILDSIAELKNTFIKTGYSKLLIYQNSIDDILGYIHSFELFNKPKTIKNIMIPVEYIPETIFIKDALDLLTKKRKSIAVVLDEYGGTSGIITIEDIIEQLFGEIEDEHDLEETLIDEKLEENTYLFSARLDVEFLNEKYNLQIPESDSYSTLGGFVVNYTKEIPSNEEKIRIENFEIIIHSASNKKIELVRFSVKEEKK is encoded by the coding sequence ATGGAATTGACCATTATTGTAATTTGTTTGTTGCTTTCGGCTTTCTTTTCAGGAATGGAAATTGCTTATGTTTCTTCTAATAAAGTATACTTATCTATAGAAAAAAGGCAGCAAAACTTTAATGCTTCAATTCTTAACAAACTTACCGAAAAACCTTCTCAATTTATTACCGCAATGCTTGTGGGTAATAACGCTGTTTTAGTAGTTTATGGTATTTACTCTGGAGATCTAATCATAAATTGGCTTGAAGGCTATTTTAATCTTACAGCATTTTTAGGCTTGTTGCTACAAACCTTAATTTCTACAGCAATTATATTAGTAACCGCTGAATTTCTTCCAAAAGTATTTTTCCAAATTTATGCAAATTCATTCATTAAATTTTTTGCAGTTCCAACCTATTTTTTTTACCAATTGTTTTTCTGGCCAACCAAATTTATTATTTGGATTTCAGATATTATTCTAAGAAAATTCTTTAAAACATCAGGAGATCAAATACAAGATTACTTCAGCAAAGTAGAATTAGGCAACTACATCACTGAACAAATGAACAATGTTTCTCAAGAGAATGAAATTGATTCTGAAATTCAAATTTTTCAAAATGCGCTTGAGTTTTCAAATTTAAAAGCGAGAGACATTATGACTCCCCGAACTGAAATAAGTGGCGTAGAAATTTTAGACTCAATAGCAGAGCTTAAAAACACTTTTATAAAAACAGGCTATTCAAAATTACTTATTTATCAGAACTCTATTGATGATATTTTGGGATATATTCATTCATTTGAATTATTTAATAAACCCAAAACAATTAAAAATATAATGATTCCTGTTGAATATATCCCAGAAACAATTTTTATTAAAGATGCGCTTGATTTACTTACAAAAAAAAGAAAAAGCATTGCTGTAGTTTTAGATGAATATGGCGGAACATCTGGCATTATCACTATAGAAGATATTATTGAACAACTTTTTGGAGAAATTGAAGACGAGCATGATTTGGAGGAAACTTTAATTGACGAAAAACTAGAAGAAAACACTTATTTATTTTCTGCTAGATTAGATGTAGAATTTCTTAATGAAAAATACAATTTACAAATTCCAGAATCTGATTCTTATTCAACATTAGGAGGGTTTGTCGTAAATTACACGAAAGAAATACCTTCAAATGAGGAAAAAATTAGGATTGAAAATTTTGAAATCATCATACATTCCGCAAGCAATAAAAAAATTGAATTGGTTCGTTTTTCTGTAAAAGAAGAAAAAAAATAA
- the lptC gene encoding LPS export ABC transporter periplasmic protein LptC, protein MVTIFIVTMFFSCESDIKKVQQLNETNFLPTGEADTINLKYTDSGQIKSILKSPKMLDYSSILNPFTEFPKGIHVTLFDNKGNTTTIVSDYAISYKKTSIIDLQGNVTISSQNGKKLETSQLYFDQKNEWFFTEKQFKYTDENGGYLEGPGVDFSKDFKIFNMQQSSGEVNTSDK, encoded by the coding sequence ATGGTCACGATTTTCATCGTGACTATGTTTTTTTCATGCGAAAGCGACATCAAAAAAGTTCAACAACTTAATGAAACAAACTTTTTGCCAACGGGTGAAGCAGACACTATCAATCTAAAATATACTGATTCAGGACAAATTAAATCTATTTTAAAGAGTCCGAAAATGCTTGATTATAGCAGCATACTTAATCCTTTTACAGAATTCCCAAAAGGAATACACGTTACCCTTTTTGACAACAAAGGAAACACCACAACTATTGTTTCAGATTATGCCATTTCTTATAAAAAAACAAGTATTATTGACCTACAAGGCAATGTTACGATAAGCTCTCAAAACGGCAAAAAACTAGAAACCTCACAATTGTATTTTGACCAAAAAAACGAATGGTTTTTTACCGAAAAACAATTTAAATATACCGACGAAAATGGCGGTTATTTAGAAGGCCCTGGAGTTGATTTTAGCAAAGACTTCAAAATCTTCAACATGCAACAAAGTAGTGGAGAAGTAAACACATCCGACAAATAA
- a CDS encoding peptidylprolyl isomerase translates to MAVLSKIRQRSFFLIIIIALALFSFVLADVIQSGTFSAGANDVGSVNGTDIEAQQFMQSVANIEKQGQGTSSTQAMNSAWEQEVRRIILTEEFDKLGLKVGNEQLINVIKQNPSLSQNPQFLNAVGQFDENKFKESLKGIKNAPDQTQWLQWKEFEKNIEIYAVEQMYNTMIKSGVYTTKAEGKFQYKLENDKADFEYVTVPFSTINDDQVKVSDAEIIDFMKKSPKKYKSDNTTNVDFVLVENKPSKEDEQAMLTSIGDVKVKFDSVANVGEFVNANSDIKFDSTYVAKKDLPIEHQEALFNLPVGAVYGPYVANGSQCISRMIARKGNSSAKASHILLAYKGAPQSAATRTKEEAQALANSLLAQAKANPGNFAMLAMTNSDDPGSKNNGGVYDNITPGQMVPKFNDFVFNNTVGTMGVVETDYGFHVIQVLDKYEAVLMGTVAQKIQPSEATIDAIYTKASKLEADANENSDFAALAKKAGLEVIPATNLKGFDEYVQGVGSQREIVRWSFNEDTEIGDVRRFEVPQGFVIAKLKDKNTSGLLPIDVAKQTVEPILKNQKRAEIIKKKMSGASLEAVAQKSGATVQPAIGVSMKSPVLPNIGNEPKVVGKAFGLAAGKTSEIIEGNSGMFMVRAKAVTKAPEVPSYATYITQDRTQNQSYATSKAYTALKDKAEIKDNRANF, encoded by the coding sequence ATGGCAGTTTTATCTAAAATTAGACAGCGTTCATTCTTCCTAATTATCATCATTGCATTAGCTTTGTTTTCATTTGTTTTGGCAGATGTTATTCAAAGTGGTACGTTTAGCGCAGGTGCTAACGATGTAGGATCTGTTAACGGAACCGATATTGAAGCACAACAATTTATGCAAAGTGTTGCAAATATTGAAAAACAAGGTCAAGGAACCAGCTCTACACAAGCCATGAATAGTGCTTGGGAACAAGAAGTTAGACGAATTATCCTTACAGAAGAATTTGATAAATTAGGATTAAAAGTTGGTAACGAACAATTAATCAACGTAATTAAACAAAATCCAAGTTTATCTCAAAATCCTCAATTTTTGAATGCTGTAGGTCAGTTTGACGAAAATAAATTTAAAGAATCTTTAAAAGGAATCAAAAACGCTCCTGACCAAACACAATGGTTACAATGGAAAGAATTTGAAAAAAATATTGAAATTTATGCTGTTGAACAAATGTATAACACGATGATTAAATCGGGTGTTTACACTACTAAAGCAGAAGGTAAATTTCAATACAAATTAGAAAATGATAAAGCAGATTTTGAGTATGTAACGGTACCTTTTTCAACTATCAATGACGACCAAGTGAAAGTTTCTGATGCCGAAATTATCGATTTCATGAAAAAATCACCAAAAAAATACAAATCAGACAATACAACTAACGTTGATTTTGTTTTAGTAGAAAACAAACCATCTAAAGAAGACGAACAAGCTATGTTGACTTCTATTGGTGATGTAAAAGTTAAATTTGATTCTGTTGCAAATGTTGGAGAATTTGTAAACGCAAATTCAGACATTAAATTTGACTCTACGTATGTTGCTAAAAAAGATTTACCAATTGAGCATCAAGAAGCATTGTTCAACTTACCTGTTGGTGCAGTTTATGGACCATATGTTGCTAACGGAAGCCAATGCATTTCTAGAATGATTGCTAGAAAAGGAAATTCAAGTGCAAAAGCTAGTCATATTTTATTAGCGTATAAAGGCGCTCCTCAATCAGCAGCAACTAGAACTAAAGAAGAAGCTCAAGCTTTAGCAAACAGCTTATTAGCACAAGCAAAAGCTAATCCAGGAAACTTTGCTATGTTAGCAATGACCAACTCTGATGATCCAGGATCAAAAAATAACGGTGGTGTATATGACAATATTACTCCTGGACAAATGGTACCAAAATTTAATGATTTTGTTTTTAACAACACGGTTGGAACAATGGGAGTTGTTGAAACTGATTATGGATTCCATGTAATTCAAGTATTAGATAAATATGAGGCTGTTTTAATGGGAACTGTAGCTCAAAAAATTCAACCTTCTGAAGCAACTATTGATGCTATTTACACAAAAGCAAGTAAGTTAGAAGCAGATGCTAATGAAAATTCTGATTTTGCTGCTTTGGCTAAAAAAGCAGGTTTAGAAGTAATTCCAGCAACTAACTTGAAAGGATTTGACGAATATGTTCAAGGTGTAGGTTCTCAAAGAGAAATTGTTAGATGGTCATTTAACGAAGATACAGAAATAGGTGATGTAAGACGTTTTGAAGTTCCTCAAGGATTTGTAATTGCAAAATTAAAAGATAAAAACACTAGTGGTTTATTACCAATTGATGTGGCAAAACAAACTGTTGAACCAATCTTAAAAAACCAGAAAAGAGCAGAAATTATCAAGAAAAAAATGAGTGGTGCTTCTTTAGAAGCAGTTGCTCAAAAGTCTGGCGCTACTGTTCAACCTGCTATTGGCGTTTCAATGAAATCACCAGTACTTCCAAATATTGGTAATGAACCAAAAGTTGTAGGTAAAGCATTTGGTTTAGCAGCTGGTAAAACTTCTGAAATTATTGAAGGTAATTCTGGAATGTTTATGGTAAGAGCTAAAGCAGTAACTAAAGCTCCAGAAGTTCCAAGTTATGCAACTTACATTACACAAGATAGAACACAAAATCAATCTTATGCAACTTCTAAAGCATACACTGCTTTAAAAGACAAAGCAGAAATTAAAGATAATAGAGCAAATTTCTAA